One Rossellomorea marisflavi genomic region harbors:
- a CDS encoding four-helix bundle copper-binding protein has translation MTQEQINQCIEECLACMTACNHCFDACLQEEDVNMMSECIRYDRECADICAYAVNAMTRNSPFMASICELCADICVACGNECNKHSHDHCQACADACLKCAKMCREMAH, from the coding sequence ATGACCCAAGAACAAATTAATCAATGTATTGAGGAATGTTTAGCCTGTATGACCGCATGTAATCATTGCTTCGATGCCTGTCTACAAGAGGAAGATGTCAACATGATGTCGGAATGCATTCGCTACGATCGCGAGTGCGCAGATATATGTGCCTATGCTGTAAACGCCATGACCCGAAATAGTCCGTTTATGGCTTCTATTTGTGAACTATGCGCAGACATTTGTGTAGCGTGCGGCAATGAATGTAATAAACATTCCCATGATCACTGTCAGGCTTGTGCAGATGCATGTCTAAAATGTGCAAAAATGTGCCGTGAAATGGCTCATTAA
- a CDS encoding sensor histidine kinase, producing the protein MKLHARLTVIFTLMATLILALASIIIVLEVHYHFEMFKMDVPNFAAFKPLVLHFERAVLGSILWTSLGVFLLVCLLSYVVARKLSRPLVDMRKAAEEMTKGDLKIRVHTKGNDELQELAHSLNRLASQLEEQELARVNMTSDIAHELRTPLTTLKSHIEAMVDGVFEITTERLHSFREEIERLISLVEDLEQLTAYEAPDFSLTKEREDIGKVIQQSIETIKESFNRKGVELYFKECSCYLPFDRNRLIQVFLNVLTNALKFTPKGGTVTVETQIGKEDIQIIIKDTGIGMGTDEANRVFERFYRTEKSRNRRYGGSGIGLTIAKQLIDAHQGNIWIESMPGKGSCVYIALPLQEK; encoded by the coding sequence ATGAAGTTACATGCACGACTTACAGTTATCTTTACTTTAATGGCAACATTAATCTTAGCATTGGCAAGTATTATTATTGTTCTTGAAGTACATTACCATTTTGAAATGTTTAAGATGGATGTTCCGAATTTTGCCGCCTTTAAGCCCTTGGTACTCCATTTTGAAAGAGCGGTTCTAGGTTCTATCTTATGGACAAGTTTAGGGGTGTTTTTATTGGTATGCCTTCTGAGTTATGTAGTGGCTAGGAAGCTTTCGCGACCACTTGTGGACATGAGGAAAGCGGCAGAAGAAATGACTAAAGGGGATCTTAAAATTAGAGTACACACTAAAGGGAACGATGAGCTACAGGAACTGGCCCATTCCCTCAATAGGCTTGCTTCTCAACTGGAGGAGCAAGAACTTGCTCGGGTGAATATGACCAGTGATATCGCTCATGAATTGAGAACACCCCTTACGACTCTTAAGAGCCATATTGAAGCAATGGTAGATGGAGTTTTTGAGATAACGACAGAACGTCTCCATTCCTTCAGAGAGGAAATCGAACGACTGATTTCATTAGTCGAAGATTTGGAGCAACTTACTGCCTATGAAGCTCCAGATTTTAGTTTGACCAAGGAGAGGGAAGATATTGGGAAAGTCATTCAGCAAAGCATCGAAACGATTAAAGAATCATTCAATCGAAAAGGAGTAGAGCTCTATTTTAAAGAATGTAGTTGTTACCTACCATTCGATAGAAATCGGTTGATACAAGTCTTTCTGAATGTATTAACAAATGCTCTGAAGTTCACACCTAAAGGAGGAACTGTCACGGTAGAGACGCAAATAGGAAAAGAAGACATCCAAATCATCATTAAAGACACGGGCATCGGGATGGGGACGGATGAAGCAAATAGAGTGTTCGAACGATTTTACCGAACGGAGAAATCGAGAAATCGTCGATACGGGGGAAGCGGAATAGGTCTTACTATTGCCAAGCAACTCATAGATGCTCACCAAGGAAACATCTGGATTGAAAGCATGCCTGGTAAAGGTAGTTGCGTATATATTGCTCTTCCTCTACAAGAAAAATAA
- a CDS encoding recombinase family protein, which produces MKIGYARVSTKDQSLELQKDALEKYGVERIYSEKESGGKWDREELTKCLDHLRPGDTLVVYKLDRLARSQKQLIEIADRLREEDVELVSISEQLDTRTAIGKAMFGMIGVMAELERNMIRERTSAGLAAARARGRRGGRPKMNPEKIGTPYPYMMRGR; this is translated from the coding sequence ATGAAAATTGGATATGCGCGGGTGTCGACCAAAGATCAGTCCCTCGAGCTTCAAAAAGACGCACTGGAGAAATACGGGGTGGAGCGAATCTACTCAGAGAAAGAATCCGGAGGAAAATGGGACCGGGAAGAATTGACGAAGTGCCTGGATCACCTTAGACCGGGTGATACCTTGGTAGTCTACAAATTGGACAGATTGGCAAGGAGTCAGAAACAGCTGATTGAAATTGCTGACCGCCTTCGGGAAGAGGACGTAGAGCTTGTGAGCATATCTGAGCAACTGGACACAAGGACGGCGATCGGAAAGGCCATGTTCGGCATGATCGGAGTCATGGCCGAACTAGAGCGAAACATGATCCGTGAGCGAACGTCTGCCGGGTTGGCCGCAGCTCGTGCCAGGGGACGGCGCGGGGGAAGGCCTAAAATGAATCCGGAAAAGATCGGTACGCCTTATCCTTATATGATGCGCGGGAGATGA
- a CDS encoding GTPase family protein, with protein MSNNRDGQQDQYQQIDELFQSIYKALLNSKLPEKIKGKIKEEINTLKSFTLDARPARIAIVGRRGAGKSSLINAIFSEMRAEIGDVKAKTGMGRWHTYKSELGSLEILDTRGLGEADKPEEDYSQSSALEEVKASIKEKCPDAILFLSKAKEVSARIDEDLEQLLELKNSIHSHHEYNVPIIGLVTQVDELSPKKPDTPPFEHPVKQKNIADSINVLSTKLRDTVSNPVTVIPICCYLEFDDNDIVYDIRWNVDTLLDYLIEQLPNEAQVVMARLAKIRTVQKKVARRIGASVAGITGLIGANPIPGSDLPMITGVQIAMVTSIALIGGKKVDKKGVVEFLSAIGVNVGAGFALRQIARQLVKFIPIAGNVISGVVASAGTYALCEAAIAYFIEEKSDDSVRETYNKVYDKKKNENTK; from the coding sequence ATGAGTAATAATCGAGATGGTCAACAAGATCAATACCAACAAATTGATGAGTTATTTCAATCAATTTATAAGGCATTACTAAATTCAAAGCTTCCAGAAAAGATTAAAGGGAAAATTAAAGAAGAAATAAATACTTTAAAGTCATTTACACTAGATGCAAGGCCTGCTCGAATTGCAATTGTGGGTAGAAGAGGTGCAGGGAAATCAAGTTTGATTAATGCTATCTTCAGTGAAATGAGAGCAGAGATTGGCGATGTTAAAGCAAAAACAGGTATGGGGAGATGGCACACTTATAAATCAGAATTAGGAAGTCTTGAAATACTTGATACAAGGGGGTTAGGTGAGGCGGATAAACCAGAAGAAGATTATTCGCAATCCTCTGCTTTGGAGGAAGTCAAGGCATCTATTAAAGAGAAATGCCCAGATGCAATTTTATTTTTAAGTAAGGCTAAAGAAGTAAGTGCAAGAATCGATGAAGATTTAGAGCAACTATTAGAATTGAAAAATTCTATTCATTCACATCACGAATACAATGTACCTATTATTGGTCTGGTTACTCAAGTCGATGAACTAAGTCCCAAAAAACCTGATACCCCTCCCTTTGAACATCCAGTAAAACAAAAAAACATTGCAGATTCCATTAATGTATTATCAACTAAATTGCGTGATACAGTTTCAAATCCTGTTACAGTTATACCAATTTGTTGTTATCTTGAATTCGATGATAACGATATTGTTTATGATATAAGGTGGAACGTAGATACTTTATTAGATTATTTAATTGAACAATTACCCAATGAAGCCCAAGTAGTGATGGCTAGATTAGCAAAAATAAGAACTGTTCAAAAGAAGGTTGCTCGTAGAATTGGGGCAAGTGTTGCAGGAATTACTGGGCTGATTGGTGCAAATCCTATTCCTGGTTCGGATTTACCCATGATTACTGGAGTACAGATTGCAATGGTTACTTCTATTGCTTTAATAGGTGGGAAAAAAGTTGATAAAAAAGGAGTAGTTGAGTTTTTAAGTGCGATAGGCGTAAATGTGGGCGCTGGATTTGCACTAAGACAAATTGCTCGTCAGTTAGTGAAATTTATTCCTATTGCTGGTAATGTAATATCAGGTGTTGTTGCATCAGCAGGTACATATGCCTTGTGTGAAGCAGCAATAGCATACTTTATTGAAGAAAAGTCTGATGATAGTGTGAGGGAAACGTATAACAAAGTATATGATAAAAAGAAAAATGAAAATACTAAGTAA